From a region of the Sminthopsis crassicaudata isolate SCR6 chromosome 6, ASM4859323v1, whole genome shotgun sequence genome:
- the HRAS gene encoding GTPase HRas, translating to MTEYKLVVVGAGGVGKSALTIQLIQNHFVDEYDPTIEDSYRKQVVIDGETCLLDILDTAGQEEYSAMRDQYMRTGEGFLCVFAINNTKSFEDIHQYREQIKRVKDCDDVPMVLVGNKCDLPARTVETRQAQELARSYGIPYIETSAKTRQGVEDAFYTLVREIRQHKLRKLNPPDESGPGCLNCKCVVS from the exons ATGACCGAGTACAAGCTGGTGGTCGTGGGAGCGGGGGGCGTGGGCAAGAGCGCGCTCACCATCCAGCTCATCCAGAATCACTTCGTGGATGAATATGACCCCACGATCGag GACTCGTACAGGAAGCAGGTGGTCATTGACGGCGAGACCTGCCTCCTGGACATCCTGGACACGGCCGGCCAGGAGGAGTACAGCGCCATGCGGGACCAGTACATGCGCACGGGCGAGGGCTTCCTCTGCGTGTTCGCCATTAACAACACCAAGTCCTTCGAGGACATCCACCAGTACAG GGAGCAGATCAAGCGGGTGAAGGACTGCGACGACGTGCCCATGGTGCTGGTGGGGAACAAGTGTGACCTGCCGGCCCGGACGGTGGAGACGCGCCAGGCGCAGGAGCTGGCCCGGAGCTACGGGATCCCCTACATCGAGACCTCCGCCAAGACTCGGCAG GGGGTGGAGGACGCCTTCTACACGCTGGTGCGGGAAATCCGGCAGCACAAACTGAGGAAGCTGAACCCCCCCGACGAGAGCGGCCCCGGCTGTCTGAACTGCAAGTGTGTCGTCTCCTGA
- the LOC141546871 gene encoding USP6 N-terminal-like protein, protein MKKDVEVLVSEERAEIIAKYRKGRQHGAQIDPWEDADFALYKVTDRFGFLHESELPSHSALEEKQKLQEIERVDKWLKMLKKWDKYRHSEKMARRVYKGIPLQVRGQVWSLLLEVEKVKTENPGKYEEMKEKAQSFSSEIRQIDLDIHRTFRNHIMFRDRYGVKQQALFHVLAAYSVYNTEVSYCQGMSQIAAILLMYLNEEEAFWALAQLLANQKHAMHGFFTPGFPKLQRFQDHHEQILGKALPKLKKHMDKEQMSTGIYTTKWFLQCFIDRTPFTLTLRLWDVYILEGERVLTAMAYTVLKLHRKRLLKMSLEELREFLQEKLAGPWPHEDDAVLDHLQASMAELRRMKCELPPPAKLEELPKKPLGVDLSLGLVINGQSKAARTQSPTLSPAPASQPPVPPEDAPCAQPQEPQQPDSRDPEEAGARPGPTASSGPAPQAPASPEEGRPAGGGPPELDAARFPPPPSPEELLPLESVPDEDAYPAGPPPPPPGTPEQSAPPPSQHHALEGAGGPGPAPSSLPPRHWASMPSLATPAPSSPFLGTSPRGLPRSSPSLCRAQAGQDLGQEGQLPGGAGPLLPLGTERPPQEALDREGGCDLGLTPGPV, encoded by the exons ATGAAGAAGGACGTTGAGGTTTTGGTCTCCGAGGAGAGAGCTGAAATCATTGCCAAGTACCGGAAG GGGAGACAGCATGGGGCTCAGATCGACCCTTGGGAGGACGCAGACTTCGCCCTTTACAAAGTCACGGACCGGTTTGGGTTTCTACA TGAGAGTGAACTGCCAAGCCACAGCGCCCTGGAGGAGAAG CAAAAGCTCCAGGAGATCGAGCGGGTGGACAAGTGGCTGAAGATGCTGAAGAAATGGGATAAATACCGGCACAGTGAGAAG aTGGCTCGAAGGGTCTACAAGGGCATCCCTCTGCAGGTGCGGGGCCAAGTCTGGTCCCTCCTCCTGGAAGTGGAGAAGGTGAAGACAGAAAACCCCGGCAAATATGAG GAGATGAAGGAGAAGGCCCAGAGCTTCTCTTCTGAGATCAGGCAGATCGACCTGGACATCCACCGGACGTTCCGCAACCACATCATGTTCCGCGACCGCTACGGAGTGAA GCAGCAAGCGCTGTTCCACGTCCTGGCCGCCTACTCCGTCTACAACACG GAGGTTAGCTATTGCCAGGGCATGAGTCAGATCGCGGCCATCCTGCTGATGTACCTGAACGAAGAGGAGGCTTTCTGGGCGCTGGCCCAGCTCCTGGCCAATCAGAAGCACGCGATGCACG GCTTCTTCACGCCCGGATTCCCCAAGCTGCAGCGCTTCCAGGACCACCACGAGCAGATCCTGGGGAAGGCCCTGCCCAAGCTGAAGAAGCACATG GACAAGGAACAGATGTCCACCGGCATTTACACCACCAAGTGGTTCCTGCAGTGCTTCATCGACCGG ACCCCGTTCACCCTGACCCTGCGCCTGTGGGACGTGTACATCTTGGAGGGCGAGAGGGTTCTCACCGCCATGGCCTACACAGTCCTCAAGCTGCACAGGA AGCGCCTGCTGAAGATGTCCCTGGAGGAGCTCCGAGAATTTCTGCAGGAGAAGCTGGCCGGCCCGTGGCCCCACGAAGACGACGCGGTCCTGGACCACCTGCAGGCGTCCATGGCCGAGCTGCGCCGAATGAAGTGCGAGCTGCCCCCGCCAG CCAAACTGGAggagctccccaagaaacctctgGGAGTGGACCTCTCCCTGGGCCTTGTGATTAATGGGCAGAGCAAAGCAGCACGCACCCAGAGCCCCACCCTCAGCCCCGCACCAGCCAGCCAGCCTCCTGTGCCCCCCGAAGATGCGCCCTGTGCCCAGCCTCAGGAGCCCCAGCAGCCGGACAGCCGAGACCCGGAAGAAGCTGGCGCGCGGCCCGGACCTACGGCCTCCTCGGGCCCGGCCCCCCAAGCCCCGGCTTCCCCCGAGGAGGGGAGGCCGGCAGGGGGTGGCCCCCCGGAGCTGGATGCAGCccgcttccctcctcccccatcccctgAAGAGCTGCTGCCCCTGGAAAGTGTTCCCGATGAGGACGCCTATCCCGCCggccctccccctcctcctcccggCACCCCAGAGCAGTCTGCCCCCCCGCCCTCCCAGCACCACGCTCTCGAGGGGGCGGGGGGCCCGGGGCCGGCCCCCAGCAGCCTCCCGCCCAGGCACTGGGCCAGCATGCCCAGCCTGGCCACTCCCGCACCCTCCTCGCCCTTCCTGGGCACGAGCCCCCGGGGCCTACCGCGGAGCAGCCCCAGCCTCTGCAGGGCCCAGGCTGGCCAGGACTTGGGGCAAGAAGGGCAGCTCCCAGGTGGAGCTGGCCCCCTGCTGCCCCTGGGCACAGAGCGCCCCCCGCAGGAGGCCCTGGACAGAGAGGGCGGCTGTGACCTGGGGCTCACGCCAGGGCCCGTTTAA